The following coding sequences are from one Dreissena polymorpha isolate Duluth1 chromosome 8, UMN_Dpol_1.0, whole genome shotgun sequence window:
- the LOC127841664 gene encoding uncharacterized protein LOC127841664, producing the protein MLNIAAVLVLCCFTVTQGFRWPPPCKKPPCKHGYGYGGGGMGGGGGGMGGGGGGWGGGGGGWGGGGGGDWGGGIGGGIGGGIGGGIGGGGIYGGMDGGIYGGGAGGGYDYGMSGGYGGGSGGGYGGGLGGYGGIGGDYDDMDGGGYSGGGIMGGSGGGWPGSGGGWPGSSGIWPRPRTCECRRWCFPNEQRVGRCQKGNCKKCVLCCKNRKY; encoded by the exons ATGCTCAATATTGCGGCCGTGCTGGTCCTGTGCTGTTTTACAGTCACTCAAG gTTTTCGATGGCCACCACCGTGCAAAAAGCCACCCTGTAAGCATGGGTACGGTTATGGAGGCGGCGGCATgggcggtggtggcggcggcatgggcggtggtggcggcggctggggcggtggtggcggcggctggggcggtggtggcggcggcgacTGGGGCGGTGGTATTGGCGGAGGCATCGGCGGTGGTATTGGCGGAGGCATCGGCGGAGGTGGGATATATGGTGGGATGGACGGCGGAATTTATGGCGGTGGGGCTGGCGGCGGATATGATTATGGGATGAGCGGCGGGTATGGCGGTGGGTCAGGTGGCGGATATGGCGGTGGGTTAGGCGGATATGGCGGTATTGGAGGCGATTACGATGATATGGATGGAGGAGGATATTCCGGGG GTGGTATTATGGGTGGGTCTGGCGGCGGATGGCCTGGGTCTGGCGGCGGATGGCCTGGATCGAGCGGCATATGGCCCCGTCCCAGGACGTGTGAGTGTCGTAGATGGTGCTTCCCCAATGAGCAACGAGTTGGCCGCTGTCAGAAAGGGAACTGCAAGAAGTGCGTGCTGTGCTGCAAGAACAGAAAATATTAA